The genomic segment tgaattatctgttttgaaaatttttcaaaagtttttcataacaatttttaaaattgaattttcagattaatatttttgaaaaaaaaacagaacataCTTAAACTgttcagaatatatatatatatatatatatatatatatatatatatatatatatatatatatatatatatatatatatatatatatatgtttattacaTTTGAGAACAAACTTTCATAAACAGAACTTCTGAAACAAACTCTTCACACTGTGtaatgagttttaaaaaaaaattagttaaaaatattcaactgttaaaaatatttttcagttttaaaatttacttattatttaaattaaaaaaattaatactaagatattataaatatttgtattctgttacattttactttatattttaaaaaattaataaaataaaagaatacattttttcattcaatatataacttttatatttctCATATCTTaaaaagaaaccctaaaaaattCCCAAATATGTGCCATTGCTGTGCTGCAATGATATCAGCGGCAACAATAGAAGTGGAGTAAGATtttgttcttctcttttttaGTATGGATGCAGTTAGTAACAATGgatgtaaaagaaaaaacattaaatggGAGCAGTTCCTCCAATTCTTCATGGACAATTTTCTTCAACACTCTGCTTACTTTCTTCCTATATCTACATTTAAAAGGTCATAATGTCAAACTTCAGTGAGTTAGTCTTAACAAATAGTTACACAACAAGCTTGAAAACAGAGAAAGATCATGTTAATGAAGTAATTAACAGATCCCAACCCAGAAAACACCAACCAAACACACCTATTAGTATACCACTCGCTACTATTTGTTATACACAAATATAAATTGCAAAATGTTAAACATGCAATCCCTTCAAAAAAGCTGCAATCTTGAGATCAGATCAGATCAGACATCCTTCTTCTGTGACGACCCAGCGAAAATCTCAAGCTTTGGTCAGAAGATGTAACCATCCTGCTTCGAGGGGTTGTGACTTTTGATTCCAAATCATTGCATTTAGGCCTTTCTGTGAGAACAGGCTCCGGAATTGGAACACTATCTGCTTCAGCATGCCGAGATTTTCCATTTGAACTTCGCAGCAATGCTTTGATGCGGATATCTGAATAACTCAACGATTGGGAATACGAAAAATGGATGGAACTTCTCGACACCATTGTTGATCTATGGCTTTTCAATTTCACAGTGCCAATGTCTCGCTCTGCAGCACTTTGCCTTTGGCGACTTGCCACTGTTGAAGTCATGAATCGAGGCATTGAGTTGGAGAAGTTTCTTTTGATGGGCTTCTTAGATGCTTTGGGAGTTTCAATCACCTCTTTCACATCATCTTGGGGACTAATTGAGGCTTTCATGTCATCACTTTCCACAGGACTATCTGTCATTGATATGAGCTTTTTACTATCATTTAACTTCAACTCAATCTTCTCTGTTTGTTCCCTTAAATTCTGCCGTTGTTTTTCAGCTTCCTTGATGTCTTCCTCTAGCTCCATAATCTTCTTCTCCCTTTGCTTCTTCACTTCCTACAGTGTATGCATGCAGTCAGCAATCTTCAAACAGTGTCTACTGAGGAAGTTgcttaagaaaaaattaagaaagttaCCATGGACACTTCTTTGTTGGACTCTATTGCTCTCGCTCTCTTTGCAAAGTTCAAGGAGCAAATTGTCTCACAGACATCTTCTTCAGATGGGCTTATATGCACGAGCATCAAAACCTTTGAGCCATACCCTTGAGTATGCGGTTACAAAGGTCAGaccttttatattttagatataaaaCAGCACATACTAAGACAGCATATGAATTTCTAATTTTGTACAAGGTGCACAAAAGTTGGTGGTGTACAATTTAGTTTAGAAATCGAGAAATAGTATCATACCAAGAGAATCTTTGAGTAATTGAGTCAGCTTGCTATTCCTGCAAGTAAAGTAGCATGAATCACTAACCACTTGTACTTTGACTGTCGAGAAAGAAACAAGGATAGTATAAAAAACTAGCCGCAGTAAAAAAGGACTCATCTCTGTAGCTAAATTGCTTTTTAAGGCACACAAAAGAATCTAGCAGCTGGAACATAATTGGCAATGACAGAATCAAAATCTGCATTGTATTTACCTGTAAGGCACATGGCCCCTCTTCCTTTTCAAAGCTGCAACAACATCAGCTAAAGCTGAAAGAGAAAGATTAATGGCTCTGCCCTCATCCAGTGTCAGTCCTTTGGCTCCAGTTTTAAGCAACCGTTCGCTGCCACCAAGATCAACCATCCACAGTTTGCTTACTTCACTTTTAGCTTCCAAAGCATCCCCACGTCGAAATATGCTTATCCTCGTTAAGCTAGATATATGAAGCTAAACAGATAAAGTAACCATCAAGCTGAGAAAACCATTAAAATACTTTGAAGTATCTAACTAGACCTATGACCCACCAGTGTGACCTGCTTGATGCTTCATTCACATTAGTCCACGAGGTGGATCTGAACCTTCTACCCTTGTTGTACCACCATTTCGCTTTAGCATAATCACTTATTTGAACTTCAGAGAGACCCTCAATTTCAATCAACCCCTTTGGATCGGTTTGGATATTGAGATTGCTATACAAAAGGGTCAGTTAGCCAGAGTTTCATACATACTATTCCATGGAATTCAATCATTGAAAAAGGAACAAGAGTATGTTACCACTTCGTCATAGGTTGTTCATGTGGTCTACCAGACGGTTTTGGAGCTAGCAAATCCCTGAGATTGCCCATATAAACTTCTAACATGCTCATCGAAAAGGTGAAAGGAGATGAGCTATCCAAAGAGGCTTGATGAAAGAGCTCTTCAAGAGCACGCGGAATAATCCCAGGTTGCTCGTTTGTACCATCCTAAAAACAACTATTGCATGTCAATGCTGCCCCATATACTAGGTAACAGAAGTGTTTAGCACAAGCACACAAATAATAACAACACAACGTTGAATTGACTAACCATGGTGAATGTCTTGCCTGTGCCTGTTTGACCGTAAGCAAACACACATACATTGTGCCCGTCCATTGCAGATCTCAGAATTGGCTCAACCTCAACAAAAACACTTTCTGCAGAGTTCAAACAAGCGCACAATACCCCCTCTTTAGTACAACTTGGAACTACAATAAGATAATCAAAATTCGCAAGCATACCGACACTTAATACTAGCCTTGGCTTGTTTCTTGAGTAAAAACTTTATCAAACTCAAAATCTTTCTTTGTTCCTCCCCACTTAACCCGAATTTTTTCTGGTCCAGCTGATACCGGTTCAGCAATTCTTCTCTTCTCCGTTACCAGATTTGGTCGAATTCTACAAAATACTCGAATGCTCCCTGGATAGCAAAACACAATTCTTCAACACTTTGTAAACAATTAACATAACCTTATTCAGTCAATATATAATTAGTATATTAGTACCTTTGATGTCCAATATCTTGCTCAGTGCTTCTCTACGCTTTTTATCCAATTTCTTCTGGTTGACCCTCAACTCCTCTATTTCTCCTACACAAGTAATTCAGCCCGACCCAGAGAAATGAATCAGCGACATTTATTTCACAGATTTAAATCCGTAAGCCACAATACAATGAAACAGAGACACGGGTGTGTCTTCAATTATTCATACTTTCTAAATTGGATATAAAGTGCTCAAGCTCGTTCTTTTGGTGTTCTGGCACGACACCCACATCAGTGTAAACGGTGGAAACAGGTGGGGACCCATCAACTGAATCTGAATCTGGGTTCAAATCCAACGAGGGTGACTTTGAAACCTCACTTGCATTTTCCGAAGCAAACAGAACTTGCTCTTCGCCGTTGGGAACAGGCATTATCACTACCCAAGAACATGAAATGAAACACAGCCCCTAAAATAAAAGACCTTATGTAAGACACGATTATGAAAGTTATAGAAGCTATCACTGCAACCTAGTACTACTCAAAGATCtgttcttttcctttttttccgACTCCTATCAGATAAAAGTCAATCTAACTGACTCATGAGAAACAACGATCAACGAAACGAAGCTTCTAGACACCCACTATAGGTTGAAATTGAACCCCTTCACCTCGAGACACGCAATGGAGCAGGTGAAACACGCGTTATAATGAAATTGTAATATAGAAGAAACATTTTCCATGATTCATGTAACGTAAACCATaaacccaaaaagaaaaaaagtaagcACGGATTTTCAACTCACACAGAACGAAGTAAAAGGTGTAGAGAGGAAGTTGGTTATTTTCAATGATTGAACACTGGAGGATCCTGATTACTGATTGGGAGTGAAAAAAGGAGTTTGTTTGTAATACTACAATAATAAGAGAaacaagtaataataataataatgatatcaAGAACAGCGTTGGAGtaagaatattttttgttggtCGAGATGAGATCTTGAACTTGAATTGTGTGAAGTGTAACAAAGGTTGAGTTTTGATGATGGGAGCGTGAGGAGCGGAGTGGCAGAGTTGAAATTAAAGCGAAAAGGATGTTCCTTTTGCTTACAAAACTCACTACTCAGTGTCAGTGCTTTTGAGTTAAACTTTGACCAGAAGCAAGCAATGGAGAACGTGGTTGGTTCATCCTTTCTGGCATTGTTTCAGACAAATTCTTAATTTCTAacattcaaaaaatttattgaagagAGATATACTTCTATACTCTATTTATTGCATTGCATAATAATTACGTATGTTCTCcctatataaagaaataaataaaaaatacaaccgTATTTAGTTCGTAACATTTTAATTTCTacatgaagaaaataaataaatgaggtCCAGATACTGCTACATCTTATGATATGTCACTGtgctattttatttattttgtgtgttagCTGCATTTTAAAGTCTGCTAAGAAAAATAGAACTCTGTATGTACCAACCATCTGTTGTAATATGGTCcagaatatttaaaaagtaatgacCACGTTTACTtgtcaaacaatttttttaaaataataataaagccTTGCATGaatgaaattttgatttaaatacACTTTTATCTTTCAGATTTTgtagttcttttatttttgtttttaaaattgatattttaatttcttttctagTACATCTTCCCGAACTCATACAAATAATGGTtgagtttatttaatatatttttcttttttaaaatgaaaagaggTACTCTACTGAAGTTATTTTGATTTATGTTTATTAGAAGTTGTAGTAAAgttataatgaattaaaaattgtttaataaatgttttgtatattaaatttttcaCTCTCTTGTCAAGTGTTCCTCTGCGCTACCCTTGTTGGCAAACCTCAGAAAAAGCAGTAGATTTTGGTTTGCACAGCTTTGGAAGTTgtacttattaattttttgtatcaCTTCTTATGCTACCTCTCTATGTCTATACATGTGTCtgtaaatattaatatagaAGTGTTAGGTTGGTTATTGAGATTATTGGCATGATTTTGTAGAAAATGGAATTCTCATTTaacttagattttttttttcattttaaaatttgttaaaaaataaactaagaataatattatagttaaaattttgtatagTGTTTTTAATTCAGATTTTACTTTTGATCatgatataataaaattgttaggATAATAGAACAAAATtgtaaaatcatatatatatatatatatatatatatatatatatatatgtttaacaaAATCGTAAAATCATATGGGATATCATTTTTTCTAAATCATATGTTACATCATGTGTTCAACTTTTTGGTTGaatgaattaaattcaaataatatttaaattgaattaatttaaacttaatataattatgtGTCTTCTAAGTCGAAACACTATTCAATTTAAAGTTAAtctaactaaaattaatttttttaagtaatatttattcacttttttttatgaattaaaacaGAATACaaacctaattaaaaattaaagtgtttTAGCTACAATCTTTATGTTCTTATTgaatttatatctatatatagatTTCTGATTTTcacatttgtttttaaatttaatctttcaatattttttttaaatttaaaataattattttaccaattttattatttattaatttaaaatataactcaGTAAAGAAGATATCATactttaaaatcaatttttaaaaattattttataagaaattgatttcaaaactaaaaccGTATTTTGATTCTATTTAAATATATGGTCAAAACTTAAATGTGATATATAATTGCGTATGATATAAAAATTCCATACtaaatgaaattcattatatatttcttatcacttttattaattgtaaatatatttaatttaaatttaagtagctatttgttgtaataaatttttacaaactACAGTTAAATTCGGTGAATAGGAAtgcactaaaataaaattatccgTCAgcatatatttagatttttgaaaacttttcaaattattaaatttacaattgaagtatatttttaaatatcatattaaaatgttttttcttctgtttatttttttaatttttgacattttttattgtttaaaaaataaatttgtttttattttatgacgTGAAAAccttatatttttgtaaaataatagtgttataattgttttttttcaccacattaaataagtaaaaccctaaaaaataatattttaagattgaTGACGatgaaaaaatagtaaaacttaattattttaatattaaaagttttaatataaatagtttcattaagaacaagttttattattttaaaacatattatctCTTTAATTTTCTATAGTTCTTTGACTTCTATAGTGTTCTTCCTCTCTGCTCATCTAATTGAAGAATcgaaataatataattgatatCACTTCAATCTAGATCGATCAATTTTTCCGTTTGAGTCCGTTGAATTTTCAAAAAgcttttctgtttttatatttgttacaTTGGGTTTCATTGTGACTTTTAAGTTAATGTAAGTATTTTTTAACTCGTTATTCTAACTGTGTATCTTGATCGTGATTTTGTGATTTGTAAGAACATATAAGACTTCTGTACATTTGAGGTTATATTAAGTTTTTTGGAGCGATTTGGTCATTAAGGTAACGAAATTTGGTTTGTATATATATTgtctaatatttaaataaagttattgATTTGAGGTTATATTAAGTTTTTTGGAGCGATTTGGTCATTAAGGTAACGAAATTTGGTTTGTATATATATTGTCTGATGTTTAAAtaaagttattgtgattgtttgtTGAATGTATCTGATTTGGATGCTTAAATGGATGGATTTGATGTTATAATTGGTTGGAAATTTCGGTTGGATTTTGAACCAATGAAAAGtttcgtttttgttttataaGAGGGTTTTGACAGGAAAATTTTTAAAGGAATTGGGTTATGAAGGAACTTTATCTTTTGGGTCTGTTCATTAAGGATTGGtctaacttttaaaattgttttggtATGCTGAATTATTATTTGGGATTTTGGTGGCTATTGACAATCTCACAAACTGAATCACAAGTCAATTGAGcaaattaatattcaatatgaagtttaaacatgttttagaTCTTTAAACATTTTTAGATGAATATTaataatcttaaatattatttaaactaatatGTTAGATTTTTACTTGCAATCatttaattgatatatatatatatatatatatatatatatatatatatatatatatatatatatatatatatatatatatatatataatatataatataatataaacaactGGAAAATACATTCAAAAACCTGGTATAATAACTGAATTTTGGAAATACTCCTACCGAAGGCTTGTGATTcacattataattaaaataaactgtTGTTGCATGCGtacacatttttaaatatattgttattataatttctcAAGTTAAACGGTAATAAgagattaaaaatgtttaaaaatattgaataattaataaaagtattaaaagaaatttctaatttttggaGTTACAAGATTATAAGcacataaaaaagttaaaaaatttaaattaacaaaaataactgAATTAATTTGAAAGTATATATGAGATATTATTATGggttattattttagtaaaagatATATTCTTATCAGATGGgcataattaacaaaaataactgAATTAAGAAGGTGAAAAAAGGTAAGTtattagttaataaaatataaataaattttaataaaaattttaattcaaatttgaaagtATACTGagatagtttatttattttattaaaagatatattagtAGCGTATGGTACAAACATAATTATGGACATTATTTAATACAcatcattattaatattatttgataaatatgaatattattttgtgaaCATAATATTTCGAACATTATTTTGTGTACATAACATTACGGACATTATTTGATGAACTTTTATTggagtaatatttttttgtctttagtTAATTggtgtaaatatattttttttataactaataaAGTTTAGAACAACAAAATTCATTTCATCTCTTATATTCATTCGCCATCCTATGTCAACTTTTTAGGAGTAAtattttttaccttttgtttaattggatgtatatatatatatatatatatatatatatatatatatatatatatatatatatatatatatatatatatatatatatatatatgttaagaatatatttttcaattaataataaaataatattgataattatgTCTATTAAATAATGTCCCTAATTTAATAGAAGTTGATATAATTATGTAAGAGTTGATATATTAGTGACGAAAGAATATAAGAAACAAGATAAGTTttcttgttttaaaatttattagtcataaaaatatatacatataattaaataatgacaaatcatttttataatattatatcaatcaaataatatttataattatgtccatcatgtttataaaataatatttataatcatgtttattaaataatattcataattaatacattttttttaaaatttaaagaatttttttttcaattgaaaaaaataagttagTTTCTAAGACTCATTCTCTTCTCTCAAGAT from the Vigna angularis cultivar LongXiaoDou No.4 chromosome 3, ASM1680809v1, whole genome shotgun sequence genome contains:
- the LOC108346159 gene encoding kinesin-like protein KIN-14U; this translates as MPVPNGEEQVLFASENASEVSKSPSLDLNPDSDSVDGSPPVSTVYTDVGVVPEHQKNELEHFISNLEREIEELRVNQKKLDKKRREALSKILDIKGSIRVFCRIRPNLVTEKRRIAEPVSAGPEKIRVKWGGTKKDFEFDKVFTQETSQESVFVEVEPILRSAMDGHNVCVFAYGQTGTGKTFTMDGTNEQPGIIPRALEELFHQASLDSSSPFTFSMSMLEVYMGNLRDLLAPKPSGRPHEQPMTKCNLNIQTDPKGLIEIEGLSEVQISDYAKAKWWYNKGRRFRSTSWTNVNEASSRSHCLTRISIFRRGDALEAKSEVSKLWMVDLGGSERLLKTGAKGLTLDEGRAINLSLSALADVVAALKRKRGHVPYRNSKLTQLLKDSLGYGSKVLMLVHISPSEEDVCETICSLNFAKRARAIESNKEVSMEVKKQREKKIMELEEDIKEAEKQRQNLREQTEKIELKLNDSKKLISMTDSPVESDDMKASISPQDDVKEVIETPKASKKPIKRNFSNSMPRFMTSTVASRQRQSAAERDIGTVKLKSHRSTMVSRSSIHFSYSQSLSYSDIRIKALLRSSNGKSRHAEADSVPIPEPVLTERPKCNDLESKVTTPRSRMVTSSDQSLRFSLGRHRRRMSDLI